One window from the genome of Kaistella carnis encodes:
- a CDS encoding DUF2931 family protein, producing the protein MKKIIILSLLVLLFGACKEKTKFSYSVTVSAPEEYPVEVHEGWLMDDQKKFICAMPKAGKEGGGWEYDGSKAGQGGSKIPYHLNLTYVAYAEKKFYTVDADLPVDKILEEFNKGFDVEADHKVDGEYPLVHDTYNTFTIGAAPGGVIVIWLSAGHHRVEICRLQAKEVFVDRNDFYDNANERTQEGFFDKMFEIQLPEVAQEEIREKGIPFGLWDNYRERFKYRFVLQPYDDKDKFTFQSVGYFNGEANLFYLPNLNKNDYTLVGIPNIAKLSFTRYNTDIEFNDQEMLSVFKKLQSKHPNKPMDILVVPTFMYKDFKLSVKCEDEIIPLTKYQVKGVWGG; encoded by the coding sequence ATGAAGAAAATTATAATCTTATCTCTATTAGTATTACTTTTTGGAGCATGTAAGGAAAAAACAAAATTCAGTTATAGCGTTACAGTTAGCGCTCCTGAAGAGTACCCAGTAGAAGTACATGAAGGTTGGTTAATGGATGATCAGAAAAAATTTATCTGCGCGATGCCAAAAGCAGGTAAAGAAGGTGGGGGATGGGAGTATGATGGTAGCAAAGCCGGACAGGGTGGCAGCAAAATCCCTTATCATTTGAACCTGACGTATGTAGCCTACGCCGAAAAAAAGTTTTACACGGTAGATGCTGATCTGCCAGTGGATAAGATTTTGGAGGAATTTAACAAAGGGTTTGATGTCGAAGCAGATCACAAAGTAGATGGAGAATACCCATTGGTACATGACACTTACAATACATTTACGATTGGCGCAGCTCCTGGCGGCGTTATTGTAATTTGGCTCTCCGCGGGGCATCATCGCGTAGAAATATGCAGATTGCAAGCTAAGGAGGTTTTTGTCGACAGAAATGATTTCTATGACAATGCAAATGAGCGAACGCAAGAAGGCTTCTTTGATAAAATGTTTGAGATTCAGCTTCCAGAAGTAGCACAGGAAGAGATTAGGGAGAAAGGAATTCCTTTTGGTTTATGGGACAACTATCGGGAAAGATTTAAGTATCGATTTGTATTGCAGCCCTATGATGACAAGGATAAGTTTACCTTTCAATCAGTTGGTTATTTTAATGGAGAAGCCAATCTATTTTATTTACCGAATCTAAACAAGAATGACTATACATTAGTCGGAATACCAAACATCGCAAAATTATCTTTTACTCGGTACAATACCGATATAGAATTTAACGATCAAGAAATGCTCTCCGTATTTAAAAAATTACAAAGTAAGCATCCCAATAAACCAATGGATATTCTGGTAGTCCCCACTTTTATGTACAAAGATTTTAAACTCTCTGTAAAATGTGAAGATGAAATAATACCACTAACAAAATACCAAGTAAAGGGAGTCTGGGGTGGATAG
- a CDS encoding DUF2931 family protein — MKKIIISTLLTLLFWACKEKTKFSYSVTVSAPKDYPVEVHEGWLMDDQKKFICAMPKAGVANTGWLYDGKQAGQGGSKIPYHLNLTYVAYAEKKFYTVDADLPVDKILEEFNKGFDVEGDQKVEGKYPLVHDTYDTFTVGAAPGGVVVIWLSGNHNRVEICRLQAKEVFVDVNDFYQNADEENQQQFFDSWFKIAVPEKAQEEIREKGIPFGLWDNYRERFKYRFVLQPYDEKDVILTNDIRYYNGEQRFYLRPNELAKGEYELASIPYSIEPMFTKYHTDVLFDDQEMLSVFKKLQSKHPNKPMDIIIIPTFMYTDFKLSVKCEDEIIPLTKYKVKGVWGG, encoded by the coding sequence ATGAAGAAAATCATAATTTCGACTTTATTAACATTACTTTTTTGGGCGTGTAAGGAAAAAACAAAATTCAGTTACAGCGTTACAGTTAGCGCTCCAAAAGACTACCCAGTAGAAGTACATGAAGGATGGTTAATGGATGATCAGAAAAAATTCATTTGCGCGATGCCGAAAGCAGGAGTAGCTAATACTGGATGGTTATATGATGGCAAACAAGCCGGACAGGGTGGCAGCAAAATCCCTTATCATTTGAACCTGACGTATGTAGCCTACGCCGAAAAAAAGTTTTACACGGTAGATGCTGATCTGCCAGTGGATAAGATTTTGGAGGAATTTAACAAAGGTTTTGACGTAGAAGGAGATCAGAAAGTAGAAGGGAAATATCCACTGGTACATGATACCTATGATACGTTCACGGTTGGCGCAGCGCCCGGTGGTGTGGTTGTAATTTGGCTCTCCGGAAATCATAATCGGGTAGAAATATGCAGACTGCAGGCTAAAGAGGTTTTTGTAGATGTAAATGATTTCTATCAAAATGCCGATGAGGAAAATCAGCAGCAATTTTTTGATTCTTGGTTCAAAATTGCTGTTCCTGAGAAAGCACAAGAAGAGATTAGGGAGAAAGGAATTCCTTTTGGTTTATGGGACAACTATCGGGAAAGGTTTAAATACCGTTTTGTACTGCAACCCTATGATGAAAAAGATGTTATCCTTACCAATGACATTAGGTACTATAATGGAGAACAGCGGTTTTATTTACGACCAAATGAGCTTGCAAAAGGTGAATACGAATTAGCATCAATACCATACAGTATAGAACCCATGTTCACAAAATATCACACAGATGTTCTTTTTGATGACCAGGAAATGCTTTCCGTATTTAAAAAATTACAAAGTAAGCATCCCAATAAACCTATGGATATCATTATAATTCCTACTTTTATGTACACTGATTTTAAACTCTCTGTAAAATGCGAAGACGAAATAATACCACTAACCAAATACAAAGTAAAAGGAGTCTGGGGTGGGTAG
- a CDS encoding DUF2931 family protein, with protein sequence MTQENFPYMVTVSAPEEYPIEVHQGYLSNGLKDLICGVPKAGMEQAGWHGDGSKAGQGSNVIPSHLYLTYVAYAEKKFYTVDADLPKDKILQLFRQGFLVQDNSKQTIVDGQEHYEMVPGTYDTFTIGAAPGGIIVIWLSGNHHRTEVCRLQAKEVFVDKNDFMGFTDTTESQQQFFDELYKITVPDSIKAEITKSGIPFGLWDKYREKFNYRFVLNPYDEEDNFTHNYYLYFNGEADELFAKDLEKNEYLSRGIPYNCTYIMKKYSTEIFFNDKEMLEVFNNLKSKHPDKPIDIIITPTFMYNDMKVSVKCEDEIIPLTKYQVKGVWGG encoded by the coding sequence ATGACACAAGAAAATTTTCCGTATATGGTCACGGTAAGTGCACCAGAAGAATATCCGATAGAAGTACACCAAGGATATTTAAGCAATGGTTTAAAAGACCTTATCTGCGGTGTACCAAAAGCAGGTATGGAGCAGGCAGGTTGGCATGGAGATGGCTCAAAAGCAGGACAAGGAAGCAATGTAATCCCTTCTCACCTCTATCTTACTTATGTTGCTTATGCGGAGAAAAAATTCTATACGGTAGATGCAGATTTGCCTAAAGACAAAATACTACAATTATTTCGGCAGGGTTTTTTGGTGCAAGACAATAGTAAACAAACCATTGTAGATGGGCAAGAACATTATGAAATGGTGCCAGGTACTTATGATACTTTTACCATTGGTGCTGCTCCAGGAGGTATAATTGTAATATGGCTTTCGGGAAACCACCACCGAACGGAAGTTTGCCGTTTGCAAGCGAAAGAAGTTTTTGTTGATAAAAATGATTTTATGGGATTTACAGATACAACAGAAAGTCAGCAACAATTTTTTGATGAACTTTATAAAATCACCGTTCCCGACAGCATCAAAGCAGAAATTACAAAAAGTGGAATTCCGTTTGGACTTTGGGATAAATACCGCGAGAAATTTAACTATCGTTTTGTGCTCAATCCTTATGATGAAGAAGATAATTTTACTCATAATTACTATCTCTATTTCAATGGCGAAGCAGATGAACTATTTGCAAAAGATTTAGAAAAAAACGAATATCTATCTCGAGGAATTCCCTACAATTGTACCTATATAATGAAAAAATACAGCACAGAAATATTTTTTAATGATAAAGAAATGCTCGAAGTTTTTAATAATTTAAAAAGTAAACATCCAGATAAACCAATAGACATCATCATTACACCTACTTTTATGTACAACGATATGAAAGTTTCTGTAAAATGCGAAGATGAAATAATACCACTAACAAAATACCAAGTAAAGGGAGTCTGGGGTGGATAG